The following are encoded together in the Luteolibacter rhizosphaerae genome:
- a CDS encoding ParA family protein: MKVVAVANQKGGVGKTTTALNLSAALALRGQRVLLIDLDPQANTTSGLGLDVDGDATVYPALLGEANVRDKIMASGRDNLSVIPSHMDLAGVEIELARGDDHLVRLRTHLQGLKPNDLFDFCLLDTPPSLGVLMTSALAAADEILIPLQCEWFGLEGLAKIVHVIDQIRESGANPDLTLEGIVMTMFDGRTNLAKQVVDEVGNYFPNQLYQTVIPRTIRLGEAPSHAKTIFEHDPDGIGAKAYYGLADEFLTRHAAVGPALA, translated from the coding sequence ATGAAAGTCGTCGCCGTTGCCAATCAAAAAGGTGGCGTGGGGAAAACCACCACCGCGCTCAACCTGTCCGCTGCCCTCGCCCTCCGCGGGCAGCGCGTCCTCTTGATCGATCTCGACCCCCAGGCGAATACCACCAGCGGTCTCGGGCTCGATGTGGATGGCGATGCCACCGTCTATCCCGCCCTGCTCGGCGAGGCGAACGTGCGCGACAAGATCATGGCCTCCGGTCGCGATAATCTTTCGGTGATTCCTTCGCACATGGATCTTGCCGGGGTGGAGATCGAGCTCGCCCGCGGGGATGACCATCTGGTCCGCCTGCGGACCCATCTTCAGGGGCTGAAGCCCAATGATTTATTCGACTTCTGCCTCTTGGATACCCCTCCTTCCCTGGGCGTCCTGATGACCTCCGCGCTGGCTGCGGCCGATGAGATCCTGATCCCGCTCCAGTGCGAGTGGTTCGGTCTCGAGGGCTTGGCGAAGATCGTCCACGTTATCGACCAGATCCGCGAATCAGGAGCAAACCCTGATCTGACGCTGGAAGGCATCGTGATGACCATGTTCGACGGACGCACGAATCTGGCCAAGCAGGTGGTGGACGAGGTGGGCAACTACTTCCCCAACCAACTCTACCAAACGGTGATCCCCCGCACGATCCGTCTCGGGGAGGCTCCCAGCCACGCCAAGACCATCTTCGAACACGATCCGGACGGCATCGGCGCGAAGGCCTACTACGGGCTGGCGGACGAGTTCCTGACCCGCCACGCGGCGGTGGGACCGGCCTTGGCCTGA
- a CDS encoding glycosyltransferase, giving the protein MRILIYAMGSAGDVHPFLGLGRALQARGHEVFVATSAFFEELVKRAGLEFRALGTVADFERVQGDPHIWHPRKALASVVKNAVDPSYEAILEIAKELHLPGQTVIVASSLAWGSFAARDLWGIPIVSVHLAPSLFVSEYRQPVLHGAPVPQNAPRWMKRTQWWAAGRVVDFLVLPGLNRFRKSVGLPPARNMLHSWHSPDRVLALFPDWFGPPQPDWPQQTRITGFPMFDEAGIRDLPGDLADFLDGGEAPVIFTPGSAMDRGHSFFDEAVKALQMTGKRGILLSRFPDTIPSHLPEGIRHYPFVPFSQVLPRAAALVYHGGVGTCAQALQAGIPHLLQPMAHDQLDTLSRVRDLCVGDGLHPRQFKAKRIAAMLDRLIGDTALKQRAREIGTRFRVKEWMNESCRVIEEAITKR; this is encoded by the coding sequence ATGCGGATACTTATTTACGCCATGGGCAGCGCCGGGGATGTGCATCCCTTCCTCGGTCTCGGCCGTGCGCTTCAGGCCCGCGGGCATGAAGTCTTCGTGGCCACCAGCGCCTTTTTCGAGGAGTTGGTGAAGCGCGCCGGGCTTGAGTTCCGCGCCTTGGGAACCGTTGCCGACTTCGAGCGAGTTCAGGGCGATCCGCATATCTGGCACCCGCGCAAGGCGCTCGCCTCGGTGGTGAAGAATGCGGTCGACCCGAGCTACGAAGCGATCCTGGAGATCGCCAAAGAGTTGCATCTGCCCGGGCAGACCGTGATCGTTGCGAGTTCCCTTGCATGGGGAAGCTTCGCCGCACGAGACCTGTGGGGCATTCCGATCGTGAGCGTTCACCTCGCGCCATCCCTCTTCGTGAGCGAGTATCGGCAACCCGTTCTCCACGGAGCTCCGGTTCCACAGAATGCGCCGCGATGGATGAAGCGCACCCAGTGGTGGGCGGCGGGTCGAGTGGTCGACTTTCTCGTTCTGCCGGGACTCAACCGCTTCCGGAAGAGCGTCGGGCTTCCACCTGCGAGGAACATGCTTCATAGCTGGCACTCGCCCGATCGGGTGCTCGCGCTCTTCCCGGATTGGTTCGGCCCTCCTCAACCGGATTGGCCGCAGCAGACACGCATTACCGGCTTCCCGATGTTCGATGAAGCGGGCATCCGCGATCTGCCCGGTGATCTCGCGGACTTCCTCGATGGCGGCGAGGCACCGGTGATCTTCACACCGGGCAGCGCGATGGATCGCGGCCATTCCTTTTTCGATGAAGCGGTGAAGGCACTGCAAATGACTGGCAAGAGAGGCATCCTTCTCAGTCGCTTTCCGGACACGATTCCATCCCATCTTCCGGAAGGAATCCGTCACTACCCCTTCGTGCCCTTCAGCCAGGTACTGCCCCGCGCTGCAGCGCTGGTCTATCATGGCGGCGTCGGCACCTGCGCCCAAGCGCTGCAGGCAGGCATCCCCCATCTTCTCCAGCCGATGGCCCATGACCAACTCGACACCTTGAGCCGCGTGCGGGATCTCTGTGTCGGAGATGGCCTGCATCCCCGGCAATTCAAGGCGAAGAGGATTGCGGCGATGCTCGACCGTCTCATCGGGGATACGGCCTTGAAGCAACGGGCCCGCGAGATCGGCACGCGTTTCCGGGTGAAGGAGTGGATGAATGAAAGCTGTCGGGTGATCGAAGAAGCGATCACCAAGCGCTAG
- a CDS encoding response regulator transcription factor, producing the protein MRLLVIEDDPLLRHSLTEGLREEDYAVDAAEDGPEGLAKASDAGYDAIILDGMLPGFDGWELLLRLRREKATPVLMLTARDAIPDRIRGLDAGADDYLTKPFDFDELLARLRALIRRSSGAGSNLIEIGEITVDTGGRTISRNHEVVSLTAREYRLVEYLAYHRGSVVSRTELYEHLFDENEDTLSNLLDVHVSNVRKKLGASFISTRRGHGYCIE; encoded by the coding sequence GTGCGCCTTCTCGTCATCGAGGATGATCCCCTCCTTCGCCACAGCCTGACCGAAGGGCTGCGGGAGGAGGACTACGCCGTGGATGCGGCGGAAGACGGCCCGGAAGGATTGGCGAAGGCGAGCGATGCCGGTTACGACGCGATCATCCTGGACGGCATGCTTCCCGGCTTCGATGGCTGGGAGTTGCTGCTCCGTTTGCGGCGTGAGAAAGCCACTCCGGTGCTGATGCTCACCGCGCGCGATGCCATTCCTGATCGCATTCGCGGGCTCGATGCCGGAGCCGACGACTACCTCACCAAGCCCTTCGATTTCGACGAGCTTCTGGCCCGCCTGCGTGCCCTGATCCGCCGCAGTTCCGGCGCGGGATCGAATCTGATCGAGATCGGCGAGATCACCGTGGACACCGGCGGCAGGACGATCAGTCGCAATCATGAGGTGGTATCCCTCACCGCCCGCGAGTATCGCTTGGTCGAGTATCTGGCGTATCACCGTGGCAGCGTGGTGAGCCGCACGGAGCTCTACGAACACCTCTTCGACGAGAACGAGGATACGCTCTCCAATCTCCTCGACGTGCACGTATCGAACGTGCGCAAGAAGCTGGGCGCATCCTTCATTTCCACCCGCCGCGGTCACGGCTACTGCATCGAATGA
- a CDS encoding rod shape-determining protein, with product MFSRLFGSWFSNDIGIDLGTANTLVNVKDQGIVLREPSVVAVKAGTNEVLAVGDDAKRMLGRTPGNIVAIRPLKDGVIADFEVTEAMLRHFIRKANNNRRRNNPRVVIAVPSGITEVERRAVSESAEQAGAREVHIVEEPMAAAIGVGLPVMDASGNMIVDIGGGTTEVALISLGGIVFARSVRTAGDELDEAIVSYMKRAYNLMIGERTAEDIKIRLGSAAPLPKEITMDVKGRDLVAGLPKTITITSQEIREAMSDPLSTIVDAVRTTLERCPPELAADLVDRGIVLAGGGALLRGLDRLLREETGLPVHVAEDPLSAVAEGTGKMLQEIEVLKRVTTSSHY from the coding sequence ATGTTTTCTCGCTTATTCGGAAGCTGGTTTTCCAACGACATCGGCATCGACCTCGGCACTGCAAATACACTCGTCAACGTTAAGGACCAAGGAATTGTACTCCGCGAGCCCTCGGTGGTCGCGGTCAAGGCAGGCACCAATGAGGTGCTTGCTGTCGGAGACGATGCCAAGCGCATGCTCGGGCGCACACCGGGCAATATCGTCGCGATCCGCCCCCTCAAGGACGGGGTGATCGCGGATTTCGAAGTGACCGAGGCCATGCTCCGGCACTTCATCCGCAAGGCGAACAACAATCGCCGCCGCAACAATCCCCGCGTGGTCATCGCGGTGCCCTCCGGCATCACCGAGGTGGAGCGCCGCGCCGTCAGCGAATCCGCCGAGCAAGCGGGCGCCCGCGAGGTCCACATCGTCGAGGAGCCGATGGCTGCCGCGATCGGGGTGGGCCTACCGGTCATGGATGCCTCCGGTAACATGATCGTGGACATCGGCGGTGGCACCACTGAGGTCGCCCTCATCTCTCTCGGCGGCATCGTCTTCGCCCGTTCCGTCCGCACCGCGGGCGATGAGCTGGACGAAGCGATCGTGTCCTACATGAAGCGCGCGTATAACCTGATGATCGGGGAACGCACCGCGGAGGACATCAAGATCCGCCTCGGCTCGGCAGCACCGCTGCCGAAGGAAATCACCATGGACGTGAAGGGCCGCGACCTTGTCGCCGGCCTGCCGAAAACCATCACCATCACCTCGCAGGAAATCCGCGAGGCCATGTCAGATCCGCTTTCGACCATCGTGGACGCCGTGCGCACGACGCTCGAGCGCTGCCCGCCGGAACTCGCCGCCGACCTCGTGGACCGGGGAATCGTGCTGGCCGGGGGCGGAGCACTCCTCCGTGGCTTGGACCGCCTTCTCCGGGAAGAAACCGGACTGCCCGTGCACGTCGCCGAGGATCCTCTCAGCGCGGTGGCGGAAGGTACCGGCAAGATGCTTCAGGAGATCGAGGTGCTGAAGCGGGTGACCACATCATCCCACTACTGA
- a CDS encoding sensor histidine kinase, which translates to MRRYFQSVRWSMMLWYGLILLVLIAGLCLLAFRLAANDKTDQIDREIRGFQGTFFRALFASKPVEKKNEKKSDMDEIRERLRNPGDVSAFPPELHALFSGEGGGCYLAFWDADGSPLFVSANAPEGLTPPVQATDGPPRYVEKKNFREHHRKGSDGISSIIGRDISAEQGDLVRFGLLLALGGGALWLLGLSGGWWLAGRALKPIDDIGLTATRIAAGNLDQRIEIANTDNELGRLGRVLNETFDRLSDAIERQKRFTGDASHELRTPVTIILSETQRALKREREPEQYREIIGTCRAAAERMRALVESLLILAKQDLPTVGAAHVPCDLAEITAGVADLLQPMADEHATKIERELSPALLQGDPHSLAMVVQNLLSNALVHPPAGGIVRVRTLLRSEGSLLEVSDSGPGIPAEHLPHLFDRFYRADSARGPANGHTGLGLAIARSVVESHGGKIEVESSPAGGTLFRVVFPAAS; encoded by the coding sequence ATGAGGCGCTATTTCCAATCGGTGCGGTGGAGCATGATGCTGTGGTATGGCCTGATCCTGCTCGTGCTCATCGCAGGTCTCTGCCTGCTGGCCTTCCGCCTCGCGGCGAATGACAAGACCGACCAGATCGACCGCGAGATCCGCGGCTTCCAAGGGACATTCTTCCGCGCCCTCTTCGCTTCCAAGCCGGTGGAAAAGAAGAATGAAAAGAAGAGCGACATGGATGAAATCCGCGAGCGCCTCCGCAACCCCGGTGATGTCTCCGCCTTCCCGCCCGAACTGCATGCGCTCTTTTCCGGTGAGGGCGGCGGATGCTACCTCGCCTTCTGGGATGCGGACGGCAGCCCGCTCTTCGTTTCCGCGAATGCGCCGGAAGGCCTGACCCCGCCGGTGCAGGCCACGGATGGCCCGCCGCGCTACGTCGAGAAGAAGAACTTCCGCGAACATCACCGCAAGGGCTCCGATGGAATCAGCTCGATCATCGGCCGCGATATCAGTGCGGAGCAAGGCGACTTGGTGCGCTTCGGTTTGCTTCTCGCTCTTGGCGGCGGCGCGCTGTGGTTGCTAGGTCTCTCCGGCGGTTGGTGGCTCGCAGGCCGTGCCTTGAAGCCCATCGACGACATCGGGCTCACGGCCACGCGGATCGCCGCGGGTAACCTCGACCAACGCATCGAGATCGCCAATACCGACAACGAACTCGGACGTCTGGGGCGGGTGCTGAATGAAACCTTCGACCGGCTTTCGGATGCCATCGAACGCCAGAAGCGTTTCACCGGCGATGCCTCTCATGAGCTGCGCACACCGGTCACCATCATCCTTTCTGAAACGCAGCGGGCCCTGAAGCGCGAACGTGAGCCGGAACAATACCGCGAGATCATCGGCACCTGCCGCGCTGCGGCGGAGCGCATGCGGGCCTTGGTCGAATCCTTGCTCATCCTCGCGAAGCAGGACCTGCCAACCGTGGGTGCCGCGCATGTGCCCTGCGACTTGGCGGAGATCACTGCCGGCGTGGCCGACCTGCTCCAGCCGATGGCGGACGAGCATGCGACCAAGATCGAACGGGAGCTCTCCCCCGCCCTGCTCCAAGGTGATCCCCATTCCCTCGCCATGGTGGTGCAGAATCTTCTCTCGAATGCCTTGGTTCATCCGCCCGCAGGAGGGATTGTTAGGGTGCGGACCCTCCTGCGTTCCGAAGGCTCGCTGCTTGAGGTTTCGGACTCCGGCCCCGGCATCCCCGCGGAGCACTTGCCACACCTCTTTGATCGCTTCTACCGCGCCGACTCGGCCCGCGGTCCGGCCAATGGCCACACCGGTCTCGGTCTGGCGATCGCGAGATCGGTGGTGGAAAGCCACGGCGGGAAAATCGAAGTCGAGAGTTCCCCTGCGGGAGGCACCTTGTTCCGCGTGGTATTTCCTGCTGCGTCATAG